The nucleotide sequence GGTCGAGCGCCGCGCGCAAGTACGACATCGAGGCCTGGGTGCCCACGCAGGGGGCCTTTCGCGAGCTGACCTCCACGTCGAACTGCACGACATACCAGGCGCGGCGGCTGGACGTGCGCTACCGTCCTGCGGCCGAGGACGGCGCCGCGGCGCCGAAGACCCAGCACGTCGCGACGCTCAACGGCACGCTGGCGACCACGCGCTGGATCGTCGCCCTGCTCGAGACCCACCAGCAGGCGGACGGCTCGGTGCGTGTTCCCGAGGTCCTGCGCCCCTACCTCGGCGGACTCGAGGTGATCCGCCCGCTCGCCGACGAGGGGAGCGCCCGATGACGGCCCCCTGGCTGATCGGCCTGGACGTCGACGGGACCATCATCCTGCAGGACGAGACGATGAGCCCCGGGGTGCCGGAGGCCGTCGCCCGCGTCCGGGACGCCGGGCACCTGGTGACCATCGCGACCGGGCGCAGCTGGATGGCCACGCGCCGCTACGTGGAGGAGCTCGGCCTCACGGCCGATCACGTCGTGTGCTCGAACGGAGCCGTGACGATGCGCCGCCACGGAGACGACTGGGAGCGTTGGCACGTCGAGACGTTCGACCCCACTCCCGTGCTGGAGCTGCTGCGCGATCGGCTACCCGATGCCCGCTACATGGTGGAGCTCGGTTCCGGGCAGCGTCTGTTCACCGAGCAGCTCGACGACTGGACCCTCGACGGCGGACGCCAGGTCGACTTCGACGAGCTCGGCGCCCTCCCCGTCTCCCGCATCGTCGTCGTCTCGCCGGGGCACGACGAGGACGACTTCCATCGACTCGTCGCCGACGCCGGTCTCAACGAGGTCTCGTACGCGATCGGGTGGACCGCCTGGCTGGACATCGCGCCTCAGGGCGTCGACAAGGGCACGGCGCTGGAGCGCGTGCGGGCCGAGCTCGACCTCGATCCCGCGCGGGTGCTGGTCGCCGGCGACGGGCGCAACGACATCGGGATGTTCGGCTGGGCGCGCCGTGGTGGCGGTCGTGCCGTGGCCATGGGGCAGGCGCCGGCGGAGGTGAAGGACGCGGCGGGGGAGATCACCGCCGATGTCGAGCAGGGCGGTCTCGCGACGGCTCTCGACACGCTTCCAGCGCCCGTCCAGGTCGACGCAGGAGAATAGAACTCGGCTAGACTCGCGCCTGGTCGGCAGGAGTTCCTGTCGGGAGGGTTGTCCGAGCGGCCGATGGAGCTGGTCTTGAAAACCAGTGGGCAGAGATGTCTCGTGGGTTCGAATCCCACACCCTCCGCTTCCTGAGCGCGGTCCCCCCGCCGTCGCCGAATTCGAAAGGGCCCGAGTGAGCGAGAACACCCGCCGCCGACGCACCGTCGCGCGACACGGCCAGCTGCGCTCGCCGGGGCCGGTCAGTCAGCTCCTGAAGTTCCTCTCGATCGCGATGGCCGTGGTCCTCATCAGCGGCATCGGCGTCGCCGCCTACGTGTACGTCGATCTGTCCAGCACGGTCTCCGCGAATGCCGTGGACCTCGACGGGCAGGAAGACCTCCCGCCGGACATCAGCGCCTACAAGGGCGGCTTCAACCTCGTCCTCACCGGTGTCGACACCTGCGAGGACGACTACAAGCAGTACTTCGGCGATCGCTGCTCCGGCGACGACGCCGAGGGCAATCTGAACGACGTGAACCTGCTCGTCCACGTGTCCGAGGAGCCGCGACGCATCACCGTCGTGAGCTTCCCGCGCGACCTCATGATCCCGATCCCCGAGTGCGAGGACGAGAACGGCAACGCGACGGCGGCGATGAGCAAGCAGCCGCTGAACGTCGCGTACTCGGACGGCGGGCTGAACTGCGTCGTCCGCACGATCTCGGCCCTGACCGACCAGGAGGTCCAGTTCGCGGCCTCCGTGACGTTCGGCGGCGTCATCGAGATCACGAACGCGATCGGGGGCGTCGACGTCTGCCTCGCCAACCCGATCCGCGACCGGTACACCGGCCTCGACATGGCCGCCGGCACGCACACCGTGCAGGGCCTGGAGGCCCTCCAGTTCCTCCGCACGCGCCACGGCGTCGGCGACGGCAGCGACCTGGGCCGCATCGGCAACCAGCAGCAGTACATGTCCAGCCTCGCCCGCAAGCTCATCAGCGGCGAGGTGCTGGGCAACGTGCCCGTCATGCTGAAGCTCGCCAACACGGGCATCCAGAACCTCGAGACGAGCACGTCGCTCGCCGACCCGATGATGATCGTGCAGATCGCGCTCGCCGTGAAGTCGGTGCCGTTCGAGGACATCGTCTTCGTGCAGTACCCGACGCTGACCGACTGGGACAACCCCAACAAGGTCGTGCCGAACGACGAGGCCGCCGCCACCCTCTGGGACGCGATCGAGGCCAACGCGCAGCTGCAGATCACCCACCAGAACAACAGCAATGACGGTGTGGTCGTGCAGGAGCCTGCCACGCCGACGGAGCCGGCCACGCCGACGCAGGAGGCATCGCCCGCCCCCACGACCTCTCCCGATGTGGTCGCCCTGCCCGACTCGATCAAGGGCAACTCGGCCGCTCAGCAGACCTGCTCGAACGGCAACGTGCGCTGATCGACCCTCAGGCGCTTCGCGGACGGTAGACCGTGGGCGAGTCAGGCGAGTCAGGCGAGTCAGGCGAGTCGCCTGATCCGAGCGGTGAACCGGTCGATCGTCACGGTGAAAGCGGGCTCTTCCGGGCGGTTCAGATGGCCGTGGGTGGTGCCCGGTTCCACGACGGTCGTCACATCGACTCCCGCAGCGCGGAGCGAGTCGGCGAAGGCCTCACCGGAAACCCGCAACTCATCGGTTTCATCGTTGACCATGATCGTCGGCGGGAAGTCGGCAAGGGCCTCGGGCTCCGCCGTCCCGGGAATGGCATAGGCGTCGGCGGCGGCGATGTCGCCGCCGAGATAGTTCTCGTACATGCCGCGGACGAACGCCGGCGGGAACACGTCGGCCTCCGGCGCGGCGTCCAACAAGGTGCGCAGCTCCACAGGAGGAGCGGCTTGCACGGCGTGGAGCGTGGGGTAGGCGAGCACTGCGAGGGACGGCCTCGGGCCGGGGTCGTGGGACAAGCGAAGTGCCGCGCCGGCAGCGAGGTTTCCCCCGGCGCTGGCGCCACCGATCGCCCAGCCGCGCGTCGCTGGCCTCGATGACACGGCCCAGCGGAACGCCGCGACCACCTCGTCATGAGCGATCGGGTACGACGCGCCTTCCCGCTCGGGTGTGCCGAGTCGTGCGCTCCACTCCGCTGTCACGGGTGCTCGTGCATAGTCCACGCTCGCGACGAGGATCCCGCGGTCCGCGAATGCCCGCGCCACCGCATCGGCCTCCGGCATGTCCAGGTCGCCGCCCGCGAAACCGCCGCCGTGCGCCCAGACGAGTCCATGACCGGTCGGCGAGTGCGGCGAGTACACACGGATCCGGAGGGGGCCATGCGGTCCTTCGAGGATATGGTCCTCACGGGGCGACGTGCTCATCCGACTCAGAGTAGCGGTGCGGCTCAGGTCGGCGTCGATGTGCGGCGCTGCGCGCTCGCACCGCGCATGATCCGGGCGACCGCCGTGATGAGGAAGAACTGTCCGGTGATGCCCTCGGCGACGGCGATGCCCTGGACGCCCGGCGCGACCGGGACGAGGTTGCCGTACCCCGTCGTGGTGAGGGCGGTGAACGAGAAGAAGAGCTGATTGCCGAGCGAGTCGCTCGCGGTGTCGCCGAAGAGCGGGGTGGCGAGCAGCAGTGAGAGCAGGTTGTAGACGAAGGCGAAGAACATGCCGACGAGGATGTAGGCCGTCACGGCCGCGAGGAGCGCCTCGACGTCGAGCCCGCGCCGGGTAACCTGATGGGCGATGATCGCCCACGGAGAGATCAGCAGGGTGATCATCGATGCCGCGGACAGTGCGACGGCGAGGGCGGGGCTGTCCGTGGCGAAGAACGCGGCGAGGAGGGCGGCCACGCCGGCGACCGAGAGCACCACCCAGGACACGCGCTGCACGAGGGCGCGCGCCCTCGTGACCCGGAAGACGATCGCCACGGTGATCAGCATCGCCAGGAACGCCCAGGGGCTGGGAATGGTGCTGGGTTGTGCGGCGCACAGGCCGTAGCTCACGGCGAGGAGCAAGAGGACGGTGGCGTACCCGATGGCCCCGCGTCTCGGGTCGGCCGGTGCGACGAGGGGTGTGCGGGCGTGCGCTCCGGAAGTCTCGGACATGGTCTCTCCTCTCGCGCCCGCGGGGGCGGACCCCGGAACGTGCGGACAGTATCGCAGGGTGATCGGCCTGCGCGGAGGACCCCTCGGGGCCGGCGGTTCGTGACCGTGCGCCGGACCCGTTATGATGGTGGGGTGCATCCGTGCTTTCGGGTCGGATGCCTGGAGACGTCGCATAGTCCGGCCTAGTGCACCACCCTGCTAAGGTGGAGTCCCCTTACGGGGACCAGGGGTTCAAATCCCCTCGTCTCCGCACGGAGAAGCCCCGACGAGTCCGCTCGCCGGGGCTTTCGTGTTCCCGGACGCGGGCGGGCCCTCCTCACGCCCTCGTCTGCGGTGCCCAGGCAGGCTCGGGCGAGAGTGCGGCGGAGATCTTCCGGCTGGCCGTGCCGAGCTGCCGTGCCTGCGCCGGGGTCAGGGTGTCGAAGACGACGCGGCGGATGAGGGCCTGGTGTGCGGGAGTCGACTCCTCGACCTTCCGGTGCCCCGCCTCCGTGAGGATGCCGAGGGTGAAGCGCCCGTCCTCCCCATCGACCTCGCGACGGACCCAGCCTTTCGCCTCCAGGCGGGTGATCGCGCGAGAGAGCCGGGACAGCGTGCTGTTCGCGTAGCCGGCGAGGACGCTGAGCCGGAGCGTGCGCTCCGGTGCCGCATCGAGGGCGAAGAGGAGGCCGTGTTCGAAGTGGGTGAGTCCGCTGTCCCGTTGCAGCTGCGCGTCGAGGGCGGCGGGGAGGCGCTCGAGGAGGGTCGCGAGCGCCGACCAGACGTCCAGCTCATCGGCACTCAAGGGGGCGGAGGAGGATGGCGACATTCCTCCACCGTAGCGGTCGAGCCGTGCTCTTCGCTTGCGTGGGAAAGTGATCGCTGGCTAGTATGACTTGCTCAGGCAAGTAAAGCGGATGCGACCGCGCGATCGGAAGAGGGACAGATGGAACTGGGGCTGCGCGGCACGAGGGCGTTCATCAGCGGATCGAGCCAGGGGATCGGCTTCGCCATCGCCTCCGCGCTGGCGGCCGAGGGCGTCGACGTCGTCCTCAACGGCCGCGACGAGCGCAAACTCGATGCCGCCGTCGACCGGCTGCGCGCCACCCATCCGGAGGTGGCCGTCTCCGGGCTCGCCGCGGACTTCACCGATCCCGGTCAGGTGGCCGACCTGACGCAGCGGCTCGGTGCCGTCGACATCCTCGTCAACAACGTCGGCCTCTTCGGGCTCGCCGACTTCGCGGACATCGCCGACGAGGACTGGACGCGCTACTTCGAGGTGAACGTGATGAGCGGCGTGCGCCTCTCCCGGGCCCTCCTGCCGCGGATGCGGGAGCGCGGCTGGGGGCGCATCGTCTTCGTCAGCAGCGAGTCCGGCGTGAACATCCCGGCCGACATGGTGCACTACGGCGTGACGAAGGCGGCGATGATCGCCCTCGGGAATGGGGTGGCCAAGCTCACCCGCGGTACCGGGGTGACGGTGAACACCGTCCTGGGCGGACCGACCTATTCGGAGGGCGTCGCGGCGAGCGTCGCGGCGGTCGCCGACGCCCGGTCCGTCTCCGTCGAGGCGATGAAGCAGGCGATCATCGGGCAGAACGCGACGACACTGCTCGAGCGCTTCCTCGACCCCTCCGAGATCGCCGACCTCGTCGTGTATCTGGCCAGCACCCGCTCATCGGCGACCAACGGCGCGGCTCTGCGTGCCGATGGAGGAGTGCTGACGACGGTGCTGTGAGGGCGGTCGAAGAGTCGCCCGGGAATGCCCGTTCGGGTATCCTCGCGGGCATGCCTGAACCCACCCAGACGCCGCAGCGCGAAGCCTTCGGCTCCCGGAACGTGTTCATCCTCTCGGCCATCGGCTCGGCCGTGGGGCTCGGGAACATCTGGCGCTTCCCGTACGTCGCCTACGAGGGGGGCGGCGGCGCCTTCCTCATCCCGTATCTGTGCGCACTGCTGACCGCCGGCATCCCGCTGCTCTTCCTCGACTATGCGATCGGCCACCGCTTCCGTGGCTCCGCGCCGCTCGCCTTCCGGCGCCTGCACCGGGCCGCCGAGCCCCTGGGATGGTGGCAGGTGCTGATCTGCGTCGTCATCGCGGTGTACTACGCGGTGATCGTCGCGTGGGCGGGCATGTACACCTGGTTCTCGGCGCAGCTCACCTGGGGTGCGGGCAACGAGAACGACTTCTTCTTCGTCGACTTCCTGCAGTCGGCCGACGTCGCGGAGGTCGGCCTGTCCGGGGAGTTCGTGCCGCAGGTGGGCCTGCCGCTGATCGCGGTGTGGCTGATCGTCATCGTCATCATGGCACTCGGCGTCAAGCGCGGCATCGGCCGCGCCAACATGATCCTGATGCCGCTGCTCACCCTCATGTTCGCTGTGCTCGTGGTGCAGGCGCTCTTCCTCCCCGGCGCCCTGGACGGTCTCAACGCGTTCTTCACGCCGAACTGGGAGGCCCTCGCCGACCCGGCCGTCTGGGCCTCCGCCTACGGGCACATCTTCTTCTCGCTGTCCGTCGCATTCGGGATCATGGTCACCTACGCCTCGTACCTGAAGCGGAAGACCGACCTCACCGGCTCCGGGCTGGTGGTCGCGTTCGCCAACTCCGGGTTCGAGATCCTCGCCGGCATCGGCGTCTTCGCGGCCCTGGGCTTCATGGCCCAGGCGCAGGGCACCGACGTCTCCGGCGTCGCGACCTCGGGCATCGGTCTCGCGTTCGTCGCCTTCCCGACCATCGTGTCGCAGGCGACCGGCGGCTCGATCATCGGTGTGCTGTTTTTCGGGGCCCTCGTGTTCGCGGGCATCACCTCGATGATCTCGATCCTGGAGGTGATCGTCGCGGCGCTGCAGGACAAGCTCGGCTGGGCGCGGGTGCGCACCACCCTCGTCGTCTCGATCCCGCTGGCGATCATCTCCGCCGCGCTGTTCTCCACCACCACCGCGCTGTCGGTGCTCGACACCACCGACGCCTTCGTCAACGCTTTCGGCATCATGGCCGTCGCCCTCGTCGCGGTGATCGTGGTGGCCTGGGTGCTGCACCGGCTGCCGCAGCTGCAGGAGCACCTGAACCGCCGGTCGAGCTTCCGAGTCGGTCTGCTGTGGCGCCTCCTCGTGGGCGTGCTGGCCCCGCTCGTGCTCGGGTACCTGCTGGTCTCGGAGCTCCTGGCCAAGATCGCCGAGCCGTACAGCGGCTATCCCGGCTGGTTCCTCGGCGTCTTCGGCTGGGGCATGGTCATCGCGCTGGTGATCGGGGGCGTGCTGCTGTCGCTCGTGCCGTGGAGCCGGCGATCGCGAGCGAAGGACGACGTCGGGTACGACGACTTCCTCGATCAGGAGGACTACGACGCCGATCCGGAGACGACGAGCATCGCCGTCCCGGCCGCGCAGACGAAGGGAGCGGGAGCATGACCACCACCGCGATCGTCATGATGATCATCGCCATGGTCACCGTGTGGGGCGGTCTCCTCGCCGCCGTGGTGAACCTCGCCCGGCACCCCGAGGTGGAGGACACGGAACCGGCGGTCCCGGTCGAGCTCTGACCGGTCGGCCGACCGCATCGGACCGGAACGATCGGGTGCGATCGGGGGCCGCGGCGACACGATGAGGGGGAAAGGAGGATCCCCGTGATCGGCACGCTCAACGCCCTGGTCGACCTCGTGGACGCGGAAGGCGGACAGGAGATCGACATCGCCGCGTTCGCCCGCGCGCACGGCACCACCGAGTACCACCTGCGCCGGATGTTCTCGGCCTTGGCCGGCATGTCGGTGACCGAGTACGTGCGCCGTCGCCGGATGACGCTCGCGGGCGCCGAGCTCGCCGCCGGGGCGCCGAGTCTGCTCGACGTGGCCGTCCGGCACGGCTACGGCTCGACCGAGGCTTTCGGCCGGGCGTTCCGCGCCGTGCACGGCATCGGACCGGCCGACGCGCGTCGACACGGGGGTCCTCTCCGCACACAACCCACGCTCCGGTTCCGCCTGAGCGTCGAAGGGAGTACCCCGATGGACGTCACCATCACCCGCCGTCCCGCGTTCGTCCTCGCCGGCCATGCCGCCGAGGTCCCGCTCATCCATGTCGGCGTCAATCCGCACATCCAGGAGCACATCGCCGGCATCCCGCCGGAGGAGCACGCCCGCCTCAAGGCGCTCGGCGACGAGGAGCCCGCGGGCATCCTCGCCGTGACCGCCGACATCGACCCGGACGCCCCCGAGGGGACGCCGCTGACCTACCTGCACGGCGTGGCCGTCCGCCAGGGGACGGCGGTCCCGGACGACCTCGACACCCTTCCCGTGGTCGAGGGAGCGTGGGCCGTGTTCGCCGCGAGCGGGCCCTTCCCCGAGACCCTGCAGGAGCTCTGGGCCGCCACCGCCACCGAATGGTTCCCCTCGAATCCGTGGCGGCTGCGCCCCGGACCCTCGATCGTCCGCTACCGGGAGTTCACCGGCGACACGGCCTCCTGCGAGCTCTGGCTGCCGGTCGAGGAGGGCTGACGGCGACATCGGGTCGGGTCCTCCGGACTCGACCCGATGTCGGTGCCCGGTGGCACACTGAGCGAACCGGCGGATGAACGCGAGAGGCAGACCCATGGCGGCGATCGATCCCAAGAGGACACTCGACGCGTACCAGGCGAAACGAGGGGCCTTCCGCACCCTCGAGGTGCCGCCGCTGACGTATCTCATGGTCGACGGCGCCGGCGACCCGAACACCGCTCCTGCGTTCTCCGACGCGGTCGCGGCGCTCTACCCCCTGGCGTACACCCTGAAGTTCACCACCAGGGCCGAGCTCGGGATCGATCAGGTCGTCATGCCCCTGGAAGGGCTCTGGCATGCCCCCGACATGGCCTCGTTCACCACCCGACGGGACAAGTCGACGTGGCTCTGGACGCTCATGATCATGGTCGGGGATCACGTGACCCCTGCCTTCTTCGACCGCGCCGTCGAGACGGTCGCAGCCAAGGCCGCGAAGAAGGGGGAGGAGCTTGCCGCCCTGACGGCGGTCCGCCGGGAGGTGCTCGACGAGGGCCTGTGCGTGCAGACGCTGCACGTCGGACCGTTCGACGATGAGGGTCCCGTGCTGGAAGAGCTGCACGAGCGCTTCGTCCCGGAGCACGGACTGCGGATGCGCGGGCGACATCACGAGATCTACCTCAGCGACCGCCGTCGGACGGCCCCGGAGAAGCTGCGCACCATTCTGCGCCAGCCGGTGGAACGGATCGCCTGAGCGCTGGCGCACCGTGCGCGCGGAAAGCAACCCCCTGATCGGGAATGCGCGCGGCGGATACCCTTCGAGCATGAGCAGCGTCAAGCACGCGGCGCGGGTGGCGAAAGACTCGACCGCGTTCCGCCGGACCGCCCGCGCGGGTTTCGTGGTCCTCGGCATCATCCACATCATCATCGGCGCGATCGCCATCACGATCGCCGCGGGCGGGTCGGGGGACGCCGACCAGGACGGCGCGATGGAGCAGGTGCGCAACAACCCGATCGGCGGGCTGCTGCTGCTCGCGATCGCCGTCGGGCTCCTCGCGCTCGCGGTGTGGCAGGTGGCGAGCGGCTTCCTCGCCGCCGACCCGGCCGAGACGAAGAAGTGGGGCAAGCGGCTCAAGCTCTTCGGCATCTCCGGTACCTACCTCGTGATCGCCGGTCTGGCGCTGGTCTACGCCGTCGGTGGGAGGGCGGAGTCCTCCGACGCCTCGAAGACCCTGAGCCAGGTGGTCCTCGCCGCACCCGGCGGGGTGGCGCTGCTCGTGGTGATCGGTCTCAGCGTCATCGGTGTCGGCATCGGCTTCATCATCGGCGGGATCATGCGCTCCTTCCGCAAGCTCATCGACGTGCCGACCGGAGCCGCCCGCGCCGGCGTGATGGCGCTCGGCATCGTGGGCTACATCGGCAAGGGCATCGCGGTGGGCGTGACGGGCGTGCTGTTCGTGGTCGCCGCCGTGACGCAGGATCCGGAGAAGGCCGCGGGTCTCGATGCCGCTCTGCACAGCCTGCTCTCCCTGCCGTTCGGCCGTTTCATCCTCGGGGCGGTCGGCGTCGGCTTCGCGCTGTACGGCGCCTTCTGCATCGCGCGGGCCCGCCTCGCCCGCATGTCCTAGCCCCTCCCGCGCACGACTTCGGAGATCGCCCGCCGACGCGCCGTCCCGCGGCCGTACGGCCCGGGGAGTCTCGTCCCGCCTCCGAAGCTGTGCTCGCCCGGAGCCGGACCCCGGTCGCCCGGAAGATGGGAGACTGGAACGATGAGCGCTTCTCCCGGAGTCGACGTGATCACCCCGCTGACCGAGACCGAGGTGCAGCGGATCCGTGAGGACTTCCCGATCCTGCACGCCCGCGTCAACGGGCACCCTCTCGCGTACCTCGACTCGGGGGCGACGTCACAGCGCCCGGCGTCGGTGCTCGACGCCGAACGGCGCTTCGCGACGACCATGAACGCGGCGGTCCACCGGGGCGCCCACACGCTGGCCGCCGAGGCGACCGAGCTCTTCGAGGACGCCCGCAGCACCCTCGCCCGGTTCGTGGGGGCCGATGACGAAGAGATCGTCTGGACCTCGAACGCCACCGAAGCCGTGAACCTCGTCGCCTACGCGCTCTCCAACGCCTCGCTCGGCCGGGGCGGAGCCGCCGCCGAACGACTGCGGCTCCGCGAGGGCGACGAGATCGTCACCACCGAGATGGAGCATCACGCCAACCTCATCCCGTGGCAGGAGCTCGCGGCCCGCACGGGTGCCACGCTCCGCGTCATCCCCCTCGACGATGACGGCGCGCTCCGTCTCGACGTGGCCGCGGAGCTCATCTCCGAGCGCACTGGCCTGGTCGCCTTCACCCACGTCTCGAACGTGCTCGGCGTGATCAATCCCGTCGAGGACCTCGTCGCGCTCGCCCGCGAGGTGGGCGCGCTCACGCTGCTCGACGCCTGTCAGTCCGCGCCGCACCTGCCGCTGGACGTGCACGACCTCGGCGTGGACTTCGCGGTCCTGTCCGGCCACAAGATGCTCGGGCCGACCGGGATCGGCGCCCTGTACGGCCGGCGCGAGGTCCTCTCCGCGATGCCGCCGTTCCTGACCGGTGGCTCCATGATCACCACGGTCACCACGACCGAGGCCGAGTACCTCCCCCCGCCCCAGCGCTTCGAGGCCGGGACGCAGCGGGTCTCGCAGGCGATCGCGCTCGCCGCCGCCGTCGATTACCTCTCCGGAGTGGGCATGGAGCGCATCGCGGCGCACGAGGCCGCGTTCGGGCGCCGTCTCGTCGACGGGCTGAGCGCGATCGACGGCGTCCGAGTCCTCGGGGCGGGGATCGCGCTGCCGCGGGTGGGGCTCGCGAGCTTCGACGTCGCCGGCATCCACTCGCACGATGTCGGACAGTTCCTCGACGACCAGGGCATCGCGGTCCGGGTCGGGCACCACTGCGCGCAGCCCCTGCATCGCCGGCTGGGGGTGACCTCGTCGACCAGGGCGAGCACCTATCTGTACACGACCGTGTCCGAGGTGGACGCGGCCATCGACGCGGTCGCCGGGGCGATCGCCTTCTTCCGGAGGGGCGCATGAGCGACCTGCAGAACCTGTACCAGGAGCTGATCCTGGACCACTCGCGCACGCCGCACGGGTTCGGTCTCCGCGAGGAGATCCCGGCGCAGTCGCACCAGCTCAACCCCACCTGTGGGGACGAGGTCACCCTGCAGGTGCATCGCGGTCCGGATGGCGGTGTCGAGGCGATCGCCTGGGAAGGGCACGGCTGCGCGATCTCGCAGGCGTCCGCCTCCCTCCTGGCCGAGCTCGCCGAGGGACTCACGGTGGAGGAGCTCGAGATGCGCATCGCTGCGTTCCGGGAGGCGATGCGCTCCCGCGGCCGGATCGAACCCGACGAGGAGCTCCTCGGCGATGCCGCAGCGCTCGGCGGGGTGTCGCGGTACGTGGCCCGCGTGAAGTGCGCCATGCTCGCCTGGGTGGCGGCCGAGGACGCGCTCACGCGCCTCTGACCGCGAGGCTTCGCGCAGCTCCCCGCCGGGAATAGCCTCGCGCCGCAGACGTTGGGGCGAGCATGACAACTCTCGGAATCATCGGAGCAGGCAACATCGGCAGCCAGATCGCCCGGGTGGCGGTGGCGAACGGCTATGACGTGGTGATCGCGAACTCGCGAGGACCGGAGACGCTCGCCGACCTCGTCGCCGAGCTCGGGCCGAAGGCCCGGGCGGCGACCGCGGAAGAGGCGGCCGCCGCCGCGGACGTCGCCGTGGTGACCGTGCCGCTGCACGCGATCGATCGGCTCCCGGCCGCACAGCTCGCCGGGAAGATCGTGCTCGACACGAACAACTACTACTTCGAGCGCGACGGGCACATCGAGGCACTGGACAAGGGCGAGACCACGACGTCCGAGCTCGTGCAGGCGCAGCTGCCCACGTCGAAGATCGCCAAGGCCTTCAACCACATCTACGCCGCGGACATCACGACGGACGGCGCTCCGGCCGGTGCCCCGAACCGGCGGGCCCTGGCCACGGCCGGCGACGACGCGGACGCGGTGGCGTTCGTGACGCGCTTCTATGACGAGGCCGGTTTCGACACGGTCAACGTCGGTCCGCTCAGCGAGTCCTGGCGCGTCGAGCGCGACCGCCCGGCCTATGTCGTGCGCCAGAACGCCGAGGAGCTCACCGCGAACCTCGCACGCGCGAACCGGCGTCCCTGAGGCCCCGCACTTCCGCCCGGTCTGGGATACCAAAGTTGGCCGATCCCAGGCCGGGATGCGACAATGCCCAGATGGCGGGGGCTATAGGGGCGAGCGGGGAACTCGAGTCGGTCAGGGTCACGAGGATCCTCCGGGACGACATCGTGCTCGGTCGGCGCGCTCCCGGGTCGCGGCTCGTGGAGCGGGACATCGCCGCCGAGCTGCACGTGTCCCGTCTGCCGGTGCGCGAGGCCATCCGCACCCTCGTCGCGGAGGGCGTGGTGGTGGCACGTCCGCGCACCTGGGCCGTGGTCCGGGAGTTCACGCATGACGACATCCGCAACTTCGCGGAGGTGCGGGAAGCGATCGAGACGCTCATCTTCGTGTTCGCCGCCGAGCGGCACGATGCGGCGGGGCTCGCGCGGCTGCGGGCGACGTACGAGCGCGAGCTCGTCGCGGCTCGATCCGGGGACGGCGAGGCGGCGCGCAGCGCGGCGGCCGCGTTCCACGAGGTGGCCGTCGACCTCGCGGGCAACGAGATGCTGGGCGAGCTGATCTCGGTGTTCCTCACGCGGTTGCGCTGGCTGTTCGGTCAGCACGACGATCTGGAGGCGATGGCGGAGGAGCACCGGGTCATCCTCGATGCCGTCGCTGCGCGGGACGTCGCGACGCTGCGCCGGATCGTCCCGCTGCATCTGGCCAGTGGCCAGGCCGCGGCCGAGAACCGGCTGGCGCGCAGCGCCGGGCGCTGACGCGAGGCGCCCGCCAAGACGACCCCGGCGCGCGGCGCTCCGGTTGTATCCTTGTCCGGTCGGAGTCGGTCCGGTCTGTTCGCGTTGTCCTGGGGAGCGAGATGCGAAGTCTTGCTGTCGTCGTCGGGGGGATCCTCCTGCTCG is from Microbacterium sp. BLY and encodes:
- a CDS encoding GntR family transcriptional regulator gives rise to the protein MAGAIGASGELESVRVTRILRDDIVLGRRAPGSRLVERDIAAELHVSRLPVREAIRTLVAEGVVVARPRTWAVVREFTHDDIRNFAEVREAIETLIFVFAAERHDAAGLARLRATYERELVAARSGDGEAARSAAAAFHEVAVDLAGNEMLGELISVFLTRLRWLFGQHDDLEAMAEEHRVILDAVAARDVATLRRIVPLHLASGQAAAENRLARSAGR
- a CDS encoding NADPH-dependent F420 reductase, encoding MTTLGIIGAGNIGSQIARVAVANGYDVVIANSRGPETLADLVAELGPKARAATAEEAAAAADVAVVTVPLHAIDRLPAAQLAGKIVLDTNNYYFERDGHIEALDKGETTTSELVQAQLPTSKIAKAFNHIYAADITTDGAPAGAPNRRALATAGDDADAVAFVTRFYDEAGFDTVNVGPLSESWRVERDRPAYVVRQNAEELTANLARANRRP